In one window of Acanthochromis polyacanthus isolate Apoly-LR-REF ecotype Palm Island chromosome 8, KAUST_Apoly_ChrSc, whole genome shotgun sequence DNA:
- the LOC127535152 gene encoding zinc finger protein OZF-like isoform X12 — MDSSQKKCKHSNGVRCGTSEEDKDGSATTAKRDESLSCEQCGKTFITATKLRIHKRIHTVDKPFSCDQCGKAFTKKSHLKSHQLIHSGVKPFSCDQCGKAFTQKGHLKSHQLMHSGVKPFNCDQCVKTFTQHEQLLIHQCPHSGRKRYHCDSCEKTFNSQQSLKYHQRIHTGHNVYVCDHCGEPFVQYSQLKAHEVTHTGVKPYLCDQCGKRYSYIANLKVHQRVHTGERPYRCDECKKTFTSLGSLKQHQQIHTRKKAFNQCHSEQNGTDGQKSQTCQHSANGEQCCFDQSGQTSNQQGTRQRHQRMHTGHRLNPCQEDFSMQGSVKVHEVLHKLKVLEIRLHRIQENNVMSAPRDPIQGAFLFQRSLEGQKTKNLSSGSGGHSAAQGVLSHIGSDVNISLRHGASSVASLHNMESLDGSHCPGGGGGGGGGGGGGRGGPRSQ, encoded by the exons aaatgtaaacacagcaatggagtgagatgtgggacctctgaggaggataaggatggttcagcaacaacggcaaaaagagatgaatcactgagttgtgagcaatgtggcaagacttttatcacagcaacaaagctaagaattcacaaacgtattcacactgtggacaaaccattcagctgtgatcagtgtggaaaggctttcaCTAagaagagtcacttaaaaagccatcaactcattcacagtggagttaaaccattcagctgtgatcagtgtggaaaggcttttactcagaagggtcacttaaaaagccatcaactcatgcacagtggagttaaaccattcaactgtgatcagtgtgtgaaaacctttactcaacatgaacagttgttgatccatcaatgcccccattctggtagaaagcggtaccactgtgactcctgtgaaaaaactttcaactcccaacagagcttaaaatatcaccaacgcatccacactggacataatgtgtacgtatgtgatcactgtggtgaACCATTTGTACagtactcacagttaaaagctcatgaagtgacccacactggggttaaaccatacctttgtgatcagtgtgggaaacgctacagctacattgcaaacctcaaagttcaccaacgtgtccacactggggagagaccatacagatgtgatgagtgtaagaagacttttacatctttgggttccctgaaacaacaccagcagatccacaccagaaagaaagcattcaatcagtgtcacagtgag cagaacggaacagatggacaaaagtctcagacttgtcagcactctgccaatggtgaacagtgctgctttgaccagtctggacaaacgtccaaccaacaaggaacccgacaacgacaccagcgtatgcacactggacacagactgaacccctgccaagaagatttctccatgcagggttcagtaaaagttcatgaagtcctccacaaacttaaagtccttgagatccggcttcacagaattcag GAGAACAATGTGATGAGTGCACCGAGAGATCCAATACAGGgagctttcctttttcaaagatcattagaaggacagaagacaaa AAACCTATCATCTGGGTCAGGTGGTCACTCTGCAGCACAAGGAGTACTATCCCACATTGGATCTGATGTTAATATTTCCCTCAGACATG GTGCTTCTTCAGTGGCGTCCCTGCACAACAtg GAAAGTCTTGATGGATCACACTgccctggaggaggaggaggaggaggaggaggaggaggaggaggaagaggaggacctCGTTCACAATGA
- the LOC127535152 gene encoding zinc finger protein OZF-like isoform X14 — MDSSQKKCKHSNGVRCGTSEEDKDGSATTAKRDESLSCEQCGKTFITATKLRIHKRIHTVDKPFSCDQCGKAFTKKSHLKSHQLIHSGVKPFSCDQCGKAFTQKGHLKSHQLMHSGVKPFNCDQCVKTFTQHEQLLIHQCPHSGRKRYHCDSCEKTFNSQQSLKYHQRIHTGHNVYVCDHCGEPFVQYSQLKAHEVTHTGVKPYLCDQCGKRYSYIANLKVHQRVHTGERPYRCDECKKTFTSLGSLKQHQQIHTRKKAFNQCHSENGTDGQKSQTCQHSANGEQCCFDQSGQTSNQQGTRQRHQRMHTGHRLNPCQEDFSMQGSVKVHEVLHKLKVLEIRLHRIQENNVMSAPRDPIQGAFLFQRSLEGQKTKNLSSGSGGHSAAQGVLSHIGSDVNISLRHGASSVASLHNMESLDGSHCPGGGGGGGGGGGGGRGGPRSQ; from the exons aaatgtaaacacagcaatggagtgagatgtgggacctctgaggaggataaggatggttcagcaacaacggcaaaaagagatgaatcactgagttgtgagcaatgtggcaagacttttatcacagcaacaaagctaagaattcacaaacgtattcacactgtggacaaaccattcagctgtgatcagtgtggaaaggctttcaCTAagaagagtcacttaaaaagccatcaactcattcacagtggagttaaaccattcagctgtgatcagtgtggaaaggcttttactcagaagggtcacttaaaaagccatcaactcatgcacagtggagttaaaccattcaactgtgatcagtgtgtgaaaacctttactcaacatgaacagttgttgatccatcaatgcccccattctggtagaaagcggtaccactgtgactcctgtgaaaaaactttcaactcccaacagagcttaaaatatcaccaacgcatccacactggacataatgtgtacgtatgtgatcactgtggtgaACCATTTGTACagtactcacagttaaaagctcatgaagtgacccacactggggttaaaccatacctttgtgatcagtgtgggaaacgctacagctacattgcaaacctcaaagttcaccaacgtgtccacactggggagagaccatacagatgtgatgagtgtaagaagacttttacatctttgggttccctgaaacaacaccagcagatccacaccagaaagaaagcattcaatcagtgtcacagtgag aacggaacagatggacaaaagtctcagacttgtcagcactctgccaatggtgaacagtgctgctttgaccagtctggacaaacgtccaaccaacaaggaacccgacaacgacaccagcgtatgcacactggacacagactgaacccctgccaagaagatttctccatgcagggttcagtaaaagttcatgaagtcctccacaaacttaaagtccttgagatccggcttcacagaattcag GAGAACAATGTGATGAGTGCACCGAGAGATCCAATACAGGgagctttcctttttcaaagatcattagaaggacagaagacaaa AAACCTATCATCTGGGTCAGGTGGTCACTCTGCAGCACAAGGAGTACTATCCCACATTGGATCTGATGTTAATATTTCCCTCAGACATG GTGCTTCTTCAGTGGCGTCCCTGCACAACAtg GAAAGTCTTGATGGATCACACTgccctggaggaggaggaggaggaggaggaggaggaggaggaggaagaggaggacctCGTTCACAATGA
- the LOC127535152 gene encoding zinc finger protein 354C-like isoform X15: MHSGVKPFNCDQCVKTFTQHEQLLIHQCPHSGRKRYHCDSCEKTFNSQQSLKYHQRIHTGHNVYVCDHCGEPFVQYSQLKAHEVTHTGVKPYLCDQCGKRYSYIANLKVHQRVHTGERPYRCDECKKTFTSLGSLKQHQQIHTRKKAFNQCHSEQNGTDGQKSQTCQHSANGEQCCFDQSGQTSNQQGTRQRHQRMHTGHRLNPCQEDFSMQGSVKVHEVLHKLKVLEIRLHRIQENNVMSAPRDPIQGAFLFQRSLEGQKTKNLSSGSGGHSAAQGVLSHIGSDVNISLRHGASSVASLHNMESLDGSHCPGGGGGGGGGGGGGRGGPRSQ, translated from the exons atgcacagtggagttaaaccattcaactgtgatcagtgtgtgaaaacctttactcaacatgaacagttgttgatccatcaatgcccccattctggtagaaagcggtaccactgtgactcctgtgaaaaaactttcaactcccaacagagcttaaaatatcaccaacgcatccacactggacataatgtgtacgtatgtgatcactgtggtgaACCATTTGTACagtactcacagttaaaagctcatgaagtgacccacactggggttaaaccatacctttgtgatcagtgtgggaaacgctacagctacattgcaaacctcaaagttcaccaacgtgtccacactggggagagaccatacagatgtgatgagtgtaagaagacttttacatctttgggttccctgaaacaacaccagcagatccacaccagaaagaaagcattcaatcagtgtcacagtgag cagaacggaacagatggacaaaagtctcagacttgtcagcactctgccaatggtgaacagtgctgctttgaccagtctggacaaacgtccaaccaacaaggaacccgacaacgacaccagcgtatgcacactggacacagactgaacccctgccaagaagatttctccatgcagggttcagtaaaagttcatgaagtcctccacaaacttaaagtccttgagatccggcttcacagaattcag GAGAACAATGTGATGAGTGCACCGAGAGATCCAATACAGGgagctttcctttttcaaagatcattagaaggacagaagacaaa AAACCTATCATCTGGGTCAGGTGGTCACTCTGCAGCACAAGGAGTACTATCCCACATTGGATCTGATGTTAATATTTCCCTCAGACATG GTGCTTCTTCAGTGGCGTCCCTGCACAACAtg GAAAGTCTTGATGGATCACACTgccctggaggaggaggaggaggaggaggaggaggaggaggaggaagaggaggacctCGTTCACAATGA